Genomic DNA from Pseudomonas fluorescens:
AACCGGCCCACGGAGACCATCTTCATCGCACCGTCGCAGGAACCACTGGGGCCATTGGCGATGGCCGATGCTCGGCGGCTGGTCGAGACCTTGTCCCGTAGCCTTCGGGACGGGAAAAGGTTTCTTTTCAACGATTGGAGCATCGCCGACGTCGATGCCGCCGGCATGTTGAACAGGCTCATCTACAACGGCGACCCGGTTCCCGAGACGTTGAAGCACTATGCGCTTCGGGCGTGGGATCGCGAGAGTGTCCATCAATGGCTGGATCTCGACCGACAGGACAATAGGACTTCCTCCGGGCGCTGAGCCCGGTTGGCCCGGGGCGTCAATGCCCCCTCAACGCAAGAGTTAGAAATGGAACTATTCAATACCCTTGGAAGGGCTGTCGTCCCCTTTATTCCGATCGTTGAAAACCATGTCGGCCTCTATGCCTGCGGCCCCACGGTCTACCACTATGCGCACATCGGGAATATGCGCACATACATCTTCGAAGATGTCCTGGCCAAGACCCTGCGCCATCGAGGGCTGGTGGTAAAGCACGTCATGAACATCACGGATGTCGGGCACCTGCAATCCGACGCCGACGCGGGCCACGACAAATTGATGGTGGGTGCCGCTCGTGAGAACAAGACCCCCTGGCAGGTTGCTCAATTCTACGAAGAAGCGTTTTTTCGTCACTGCGGCCTGTTGAATATCACCCGGCCTGACGTGGTATGCCGGGCGACGCAGCATATTCCTGAAATCATCACGTTGATCGAACGCTTGCTGGAAAAAGGCGTGGCCTATGAAAGTGCCGGCAATGTCTATTTCAGCGTGGAAAAGTTTCCTGCCTATCATGAACTTGGCCAGCTGGTGCTGGACGAGCAAAGAGCCACTGAGCGTGTCAGTCACGATCCATTGAAGCGCTCGCAAGCGGACTTCGCCTTATGGTTTTCTACCTCGAAGTTTCCTGGTCAGATCATGAAGTGGGAATCTCCCTGGGGCCTGGGATTTCCCGGCTGGCATATCGAGTGCTCAGCCATGGCAAGCAAATACCTGGGTGAAAGGGTCGATATCCATTGCGGTGGTATCGATCATATCAACGTCCATCATTCCAACGAGATCGCGCAATCGGAATGCTGCTTCGGTCACCGTTGGGTCAACTACT
This window encodes:
- the cysS gene encoding cysteine--tRNA ligase; protein product: MARGVNAPSTQELEMELFNTLGRAVVPFIPIVENHVGLYACGPTVYHYAHIGNMRTYIFEDVLAKTLRHRGLVVKHVMNITDVGHLQSDADAGHDKLMVGAARENKTPWQVAQFYEEAFFRHCGLLNITRPDVVCRATQHIPEIITLIERLLEKGVAYESAGNVYFSVEKFPAYHELGQLVLDEQRATERVSHDPLKRSQADFALWFSTSKFPGQIMKWESPWGLGFPGWHIECSAMASKYLGERVDIHCGGIDHINVHHSNEIAQSECCFGHRWVNYWFHCEFLNVDTEKMSKSSGEFLTVDSLVDKGYDPCAFRLLVLGSHYRSALAFSWEALDDVATALQKARRRISIALDNSSSPGEAFSAMHAASYRRFFAALEKDLHTPSAMAEFWWVIKTNELTEPERIDLLRSFNAVLDIGLFDTQATRLTSEQSDLIAARNVARNERNWAESDRIRDLLLAQGISLSDLKA